From the Malus domestica chromosome 17, GDT2T_hap1 genome, one window contains:
- the LOC103403346 gene encoding uncharacterized protein, whose product MTSEGSFVQPAIPRFDGHYDHWSILMENFLCSKEYWNLVETRVTASVEGVDSSDAHKKVIDDQKLKDLKCKNYLFQAIDRLILETILKKDTAKDIWDSLKQKYQGTARVKRAQLQALRKEFEVLHMKVGESNNDYFGRTLVIANKMRIHKEHMEDAVIIENILRSMVPKYDYVWRNKRCKSHLGLNKEDEVEVAWECPKKAWDSKTNYAETKDEMLLMAHVDFKKAGTEHIWFLNSGCSNHMSGKRDIFVDLDSSFKESIKMGNDSSLIVQGKGTVRVEVKGIVHVIMGVFFVLELKNNLLSIGQLQEKGFTVLIQRDKCKIFHPENGLIIETKMTPNRMFIMVAHCSPPSEKKCFSSLTTDQATLWHR is encoded by the exons ATGACGTCTGAAGGCAGCTTTGTACAACCTGCGATTCCGCGATTTGATGGACACTACGATCACTGGAGTATACTAATGGAAAACTTTCTATGTTCCAAAGAGTATTGGAACCTGGTGGAAACGAGAGTCACTGCATCAGTAGAGGGAGTTGACTCAAGTGATGCACATAAGAAGGTGATTGATGATCAAAAGCTGAAAGACTTGAAGTGCAAAAACTATTTGTTTCAAGCCATCGATCGTTTGATCTTAGAGACCATATTGAAGAAGGACACTGCGAAGGACATCTGGGATTCCTTGAAGCAGAAATATCAAGGAACAGCACGTGTCAAACGTGCTCAATTGCAGGCTCTTCGAAAGGAGTTTGAAGTGCTGCACATGAAGGTTGGAGAATCTAACAATGACTATTTTGGACGAACTCTCGTCATTGCCAACAAGATGAGGATTCACAAAGAGCACATGGAGGATGCGGTGATCATAGAGAACATCTTAAGGTCTATGGTTCCAAAATATGACTATGTT TGGAGGAACAAGCGCTGTAAGTCACATCTGGGACTCAACAAGGAGGACGAGGTGGAGGTCGCA TGGGAATGCCCAAAGAAAGCATGGGATTCAAAGACAAACTATGCAGAAACAAAAGATGAGATGTTGTTGATGGCGCATGTCGATTTCAAAAAAGCTGGAACTGAACACATCTGGTTTCTTAACTCTGGGTGTAGCAACCATATGAGCGGCAAGAGAGACATTTTTGTTGATCTTGATAGCAGTTTCAAGGAATCAATAAAGATGGGAAATGACTCGAGTCTTATTGTTCAAGGCAAAGGCACAGTTCGAGTGGAGGTAAAAGGGATAGTTCATGTGATCATGGGAGTTTTCTTTGTACTCGAACTGAAGAACAATCTATTAAGTATTGGGCAGTTGCAAGAAAAAGGGTTCACTGTGCTCATTCAACGAGACAAATGTAAGATATTTCACCCTGAGAATGGGCTCATCATTGAAACTAAAATGACTCCTAATAGAATGTTTATCATGGTTGCTCACTGCTCACCACCAAGTGAGAAAAAGTGCTTCTCCTCTCTAACCACAGATCAGGCCACTCTTTGGCACCGTTGA